Proteins encoded within one genomic window of Pygocentrus nattereri isolate fPygNat1 chromosome 9, fPygNat1.pri, whole genome shotgun sequence:
- the LOC108432700 gene encoding DNA-binding protein inhibitor ID-1, whose translation MKVVGATCALKSKVGLSEQSLAISKCKLPLLDEQMTAFLQDMNSCYSKLKELVPTLPANKKHSKVEILQHVIDYIWDLQVELDGPGGHRQQGTAGTRTPLTTLNAELSSISVENGCSDDRILCR comes from the exons atgaaagtggTCGGAGCCACGTGTGCACTGAAGAGCAAGGTTGGTCTGTCCGAGCAGAGCCTGGCCATTTCCAAGTGCAAGCTTCCCCTGCTGGACGAGCAGATGACCGCCTTTCTGCAGGACATGAACAGCTGCTACAGCAAGCTGAAGGAGCTGGTGCCCACGCTGCCCGCCAACAAGAAGCACAGCAAGGTGGAGATCTTGCAGCATGTCATCGACTACATCTGGGACCTGCAGGTGGAGCTGGACGGCCCTGGTGGTCACCGGCAACAGGGGACAGCTGGGACACGCACGCCCCTCACCACCCTGAACGCCGAGCTTAGCAGCATCTCTGTGGAG AACGGTTGCTCAGACGACAGGATTCTGTGCCGCTGA